A window of Sphingomonas adhaesiva contains these coding sequences:
- a CDS encoding GntR family transcriptional regulator, with protein sequence MAALSSDDSPVYLRLRGTIAAAILRGEYGAGDQLPSVRALAAEHGANPLTVAKAYQSFQDDGYVEVRRGVGMFVLAGAAERLRDAERADFVAQQWPRIRERIELLGLDAADLLERRPA encoded by the coding sequence ATGGCAGCGCTCAGCAGCGACGACTCCCCCGTATACCTCCGCCTGCGCGGCACGATCGCGGCGGCGATCCTGCGCGGGGAATATGGCGCGGGCGACCAGCTGCCCTCGGTCCGCGCGCTGGCGGCCGAGCATGGCGCGAACCCGCTGACCGTGGCCAAGGCGTATCAGAGCTTTCAGGACGATGGCTATGTCGAGGTGCGACGCGGCGTCGGCATGTTCGTGCTGGCGGGCGCGGCGGAGCGGCTGCGCGATGCGGAGCGCGCCGATTTCGTGGCGCAGCAATGGCCGCGCATCCGCGAGCGGATCGAGCTGCTCGGGCTGGAT